A window of Ictalurus furcatus strain D&B chromosome 4, Billie_1.0, whole genome shotgun sequence genomic DNA:
AATAGGAGAGGGCAACACAGTCACTACATCTCAGGAAAAATGgacggtgatgatggtgaaaatGTAAAGGGGCTCTGTTCATGGAGGTTGGAGGAATCAGTCCAACAGATGAGCAGAGGtttagagaaaggaagaaatatTGAAAGTGAAACTggataaaagtaataatgtggGCAGGTATAGATGAGGAACATGTAATGTGGGTGGTAGGCTGCTGCATAATCTTGGTCTAGTTATGGTAAAtgctctgcacttatatagcgctttacactgtgtctcattcacacaccagtgtagcaccatgcaaggtgctaatttgccatcgggagcaacttggggttcagtgtcttgcccaaggacacttcggcatgtggagtcacgtgagctgggaatcgaaccgccaaccctacgattggtGGAGagcccgctctaccaactgaacCATAGCATGCCCAGTTTTGGCTAAGCCATAGTTATACTTGAGCTTTAGCTGGGATTGTGGAGCATCCAGGAGTGGCTGATTAAAACGATGTTTTATCTGCTTATAAAGAGTTTATTATTGAAATTTGAATTAAAGTGTAATAATGGAGTCTTGCTACTAGTTTATCATGTAGTTTTCCATGAGGATTTTGATCATCCCTTCTCTGCTTAGGCACAGGGATCTAACCATTCTGAATACTGATTAGACTTCAGAAAGCTAAAAGACACTACAAGTTGACTGCATAGATGAACTGAAGTGGTTTGATAAATTAGCAagtaattctttaaacaaaaaacatgtgaGCTTAGTCACAGAGGAGGCTTTGGACTATTGTGCAACCTTCCATGTTGAAAATGTCTCAAGAATTTCTGCCTGccttagaagaagaagaagaagaagaagaagaagaagaagaagaagaagaagaaaagttaagagaaatgtgaaaataagCGTTATatgtaatcatttaataatTGGTAGTAGGAACTGGAAAGAATGGGGAGAGAACGAGGTGAGAATGTGgactatataaaataatgagaaCATTGGATAAATTGCTTTGTTGGAAGCCAAAGTAAACCATCTAAGAAACTGTgtgtcaaatgaataaatttgcCATTGGCACAAATTTTGCTGTGAAAATCGATGCGTAAACTAAATCATCATGTATTTCTGACTGCCGCTAGGCTAAGGGCAATTTCTGGCACTTGCAAGCAAACCCAGCAGTAATCCTAACTTTATTAATCCTTAAAAATCTGTAagaatcaaaataataataattacagtatTATGTTAGCTTTAACTTTAAAACGGattaatatttgatatattCTACCTGTTGTTTTTTAGTCTTGCATTTTGTAAATGTCATCTTTCTAGGAGCCAGGTTTCTGACCTTTCACGGACCAaacttgtgtgtgagattatgaGTGTGAGTTGGGATAATTTTCTTGGTATAAAATCTGTAATCAGTTATTAATTACTAATCAGTAAAAGTGTCATAAGTAATACAttcctttattcattcattgatttattatgattttgtCACCTTATAGAATATGGAATTACAGAATATACATGAAGGAAAAAAGAGGTTCCAATAATAAAAAGGTCATTTACAATAAGTTTACATTAATACAAGAGATCGTTTATAGTAAGGTAGATGTTCCCAAACTAAGGGTCGCAAGCCCACATGGGGtcgcttgatttacaaatgtaGTCACGAAAGAAACTCACAATGTCTTGACTTGGAAACCTAAAGGTCACAGATGTTTTGGCTCTGATGTACCATTTAGTGACTGCCATTATAACAttgtatatcatatatatatatatatatatatatatatatatatatatatatatatatatatatatatatatatatgatatacaatgttataatgttataatgatTCGTAATGATAATTTACAATGAGTtcacaataatttaaaaacctttttaataTAGGagtacaataataaataaatgtctcgaTACACtaataatgaacaaataagTGGAGAGTTATTGCCtaatacatttaaacatttatgtgGCAATATATCCTCTTTACCGGTTTACCTAATACTAGTTAATACAGTAGTAAACATGTAGAAACTAATTCTAATATTTAATTCTGTATATTCTGGTTCGAATCGGTTTTCTCTCCTCCCCATGCAAACCTTAGagtttacgttttttttttgcatatgttTACATTAAGTGATGTGTGGTTGGGAGAAATGTGCTGAGTTGGCACAGACGAGAGGAAAGATTGACAGAACTCAGATCCTTCAAAGCAGAGATGATGAAATTCATTTCGATTTTCTTCCTGGTAGGAAGTTGTGGCTTGGTTGAAGGTATGATAAGAGAATATATTTACTATCCTGGTGCAACATATTGGTATAATGCTCAGCGAATCTGCAGAGAACACCACACTGATCTGGCTACCATCAGCACTGCAGAGGAACAGCAGCGACTTGTAGAGAGTTTTGGTTTCAGCAGTGGGCCAGCTTGGATTGGGTTGTACACACAATATGTATACTCGGTATGGCAGTGGTCTCATGGAGAGCCAGTTTCTTTCACACCATGGTATCCTGGCTATCCTGATAAACATTATTACTCTTCTGGTAGTGGCGGATACAAAACCTGTGCTTTTTTGGAACAAGGACAATGGAAAAACGACTTCAGTTGGGCGCGTTATCCATACTACTGTTATAGATATTTGATTTTGGTGAATGAGAGTAAGACTTGGGAGGAGGCTCTTCGGTACTGCACCACTAAGTACACCGGCTTGTCCTCTCTGCCCTACGCCACACAAGTGCTTCAGGCAAAAACGGAGCTTGCACTGACCCAAACAGAGAGTGTGTGGACCGGCCTGCGCTTCATGGATGGAAACTGGTTCTGGCTGAGTGGAGAGCCAACGCAGAGTCTGGATTTACTTCCATCATGTCCAGCTCATCCTTATCGCTGCGGAGCtctcaacaacaacacaaacatcTGGGAGAACCGAGACTGCAACGAGAAACTGAATTTCCTCTGCTACTGGAAGTGAGTAATAAATATCCAGAACAAGTCAGGATTTTATAAAAGTTAATCCTAATGACATCTTTGTGTTGTTTCTGTCTCAGAACTGAACATTACTTACATTACGTCTTAGTGGGGTTTGTGAAGAATGGATGGATTCtccatgtttaaatgttattacAGTAGTGGCAATCAAGACCCAATCTTATCAGATGTATTATATTACTGAGTTGTTATAGTTCTTAGACCATTTGACTGATTTCTTGAACTGAATGTTTAGTCCAATCTTCACATACTCATAAACCAGTGAACAAATACTTAATTGAGACTAAtagttatttaaaacaaaaaacaaaaaaacaaacaaacaaacaaacaaaaacgttaTGTGAATGGAAAGCTCAGGACTAATAAACCTCTGGGTTTCTgtaaatagccaaaatattattctaaacatttaaatatcagctcataaaataaatctgttatatgtatgtttgtgttttattatacagtattgtgtagtgATCTCTGGCTGCACCCCTGCATTACATGTAAGTATCAGTTTACAGTCTCATGAAACATACATTAAAGATGCAGACAATGAAGCaacactgttctctctctgaACAGATGACTTTCCAAAAGAAGAAATCTCCTACAGGAAGATTACATGCatgacacttttcttttttttgttaactgATTAAGATGTAGCATATGTTTGtataatatcatatcatatcatatcatgtcATATCATAGATGTATCATATGTTATTACTGATTAAGATGTAGCATATGTTTGGCTTTCTTTATTCATAGATAATTTATATAGCATTGAAACTGAATGTCAGGcttagatagagagatagatagatagacagatagatagatagatagatagatagacagatagcttTGAATGTTGTTTGTATGAAAAGCTATCTTGAGTAGGAATTCTGAAGAGAAAGACCGGTGGAACGGAAAGTGATTCGTCACCTCTCGTGTGAAAGTCAGTTTATTTGTTCTACATGATCAAGCAGAGAAAGTTTCATAGTAGTAGACCAATTATTTCAGCATTCTCTTTAGCGTACATCCCTAGCTCTTTTGCTTTGTATTGCCTTTGTTATAGCACAAAAAACAGCATAACTACGATTACCAACCTGTGAATAGTTTCAATGTACTAAATATGAGAATTATGCTAATTTAATCTAATTATATGCATGTAATTATGAATTCCCCTTGTTCACTTCTTGTGAAATGAACTCAATGATTCTACGAAAATGGTTTCCTCAGTACTGATTCATTAGGACTCAGAAGCAGACATTTATTGGAAATGGCTCAAAATAATGATCAGAGCAGATCAGATCAGAGAAAAATGATCAGATCATATCAGATCAGATCCTGGGGCAGGTTTTATGGTACGTTTGGTTTAATGGGTttaaatctatatttattttccatattatGATTGTGTTAATCATCATGACCTGTTGTAGACTATAGATTTCACTTGTTAGCAACATGCTATTAATGTGCCTTAAATTACAAtcagtaaacatgtaaacaacaaattaaaaataaacatgtgatGCGTTTATAAAGGatattggttgtttttttttcttctgtagcTCCATAGCCATATTAAATGCCTCTGAGTATAATTACATCTAATGAATTATGTCTCCCCTGTTCATCTACCTCTGCTAAACAAACTAGtattgtgtctcaaatcacatcaCGCACTACTCTAGACCATTATCGAGCACTAACACAAACTActtttcctattacagttagtgttagagttttaaaaaaaccctctcATCTCACGTAGACTTCAAACCTGCCGAAAGGTCTGTTCTGGGTGCCAGTCTTCTGGATTTACATAAGAAATCTTCTGGCTGTACATAAGATATGCAGGGAGCATGTAAACAATGCCACTCGTGCttgctgctgcttctgcacGCGCATGCAAAATCATGTAGCaagtatcacaccaccccggcATGGATTTTCCTAAAACACAACTCTTCCCACTAGACTGTTAAATCAGTGCAAGGAATATTCCATTCGTTTTACACATACGTCATGGATTCTTCAGTTAAGGGACAGAGCATATCCTACATACAGTccttttaatgttaaaaatgaagaaatttgtaaaaataaaagtattttataagtTACATCTAAAGGAAGTCTGTATACATATGGTATTCACTgcttatatttttaaataactcaATTcgaattatttaaaatgcatgcGCTATGCTTGGAAAACGCACGCAATTTAACCTGTCCTCAGCAAGAGCTCATAATATCAAACTGCCAAACAGagtgtttaaaaatgcaacaaattcATAAATATTCACTGAAAATGAAAGGCATATATCTGTAAGATACCAAATAATACATAAAGTAAATCTTAAATAATATTTCCCATAAAACTTCCCCCCGAAAATTTGTGTCCTCACTTTACATCAACTCTCTCATATTCTGTTTTAGAATCCtgaaaaaatcatgaaatgtcACTGTCAGCTATAACTCTGAGGACCCCTTTCCCAGAAATAATGCCTCTGCGGTCACAGCTTTAACATGTCAACACCGTCTTCCCATTGTGATCATTTctgccaataattgtgggatttttaccattatttatttatttatttatttatttattattcttaccttttttttttctttctttttttttattacaatttgGAAGGTCAGCTATGCTTATTGAGGCAGCTTCAACTCAGGGAAAAACACAGTTAAGATGGAAAAATATTCAATTTTGTCAAGTCCATCAACTCCATAAGGTTTTATGTCTGATGGAGTTGACTTGCAAGGTAACAAGTCCTCACAAAAACTCTTTATATAGCAATGATATAATACCATTTTTTGAATACGGGGAATGATTCTAATTTTGTTTCATGATTTCAATTGCATGTATGTTTGGCCTGATTTACATGCCTTAGGTATGAAATAGGCTATATACATGAAATAGGCTATATACCTGAAATAGGCCATATACATGAAATAGGCCGTATACATGAAATAGGCTATATACCTGAAATAGGCCATATACATGAAATAGGCCGTATACATGAAATAGGCTATAGACATGAAATAGGCTATATACATGAAATAGGCTGCATATCTCATATTCGGTGCTACTATCACACAGGAGGAGATAATTGCTCTTCCGTCATTTGTTTTCAATAAGAGGTGGGTgagcaggaaaaacaaagtGCATAGAGTTGCAGGTTGGAGATGTACAAGATGCAAACTTGTTACTCTGATGCAAAATTTCTCAACTTCTGAGGTAGAGAGAACGGCATGAGGAATGGACTACATTCCCAGTCTGGCTAGCAAATAATTGACACAGAAGTAGGAAATGAGCACATTATATGGTTAATCTTTCTCAGGTTGCAATTAAATTACCATCTTGGATGTAGCATTCCTAGCTCTTTTGCCTTGCAGTGCCCTTGttatagcacaaaaa
This region includes:
- the LOC128606444 gene encoding macrophage mannose receptor 1-like, coding for MMKFISIFFLVGSCGLVEGMIREYIYYPGATYWYNAQRICREHHTDLATISTAEEQQRLVESFGFSSGPAWIGLYTQYVYSVWQWSHGEPVSFTPWYPGYPDKHYYSSGSGGYKTCAFLEQGQWKNDFSWARYPYYCYRYLILVNESKTWEEALRYCTTKYTGLSSLPYATQVLQAKTELALTQTESVWTGLRFMDGNWFWLSGEPTQSLDLLPSCPAHPYRCGALNNNTNIWENRDCNEKLNFLCYWNIV